A single window of Oceanidesulfovibrio indonesiensis DNA harbors:
- a CDS encoding type IV pilus twitching motility protein PilT, whose amino-acid sequence MPNAHCETPRKAELDVIRALLRTMLENDASDLHLTLNFAPFIRVNGELACLGGDALCAADLESVLLPLLSERQRNVLEEKSSVDLAYTYDADHRFRVNIFYQRGALAAVFRKLPSLKLTLGALGMPSGIDSFSELKDGLVLVTGPTGSGKSTTLAAIIDKINRNKSCHIITIEDPVEFVHSNIRSLVTQRELFTDVPSFSLALRDALREDPDVILVGEMRDLDTMRTAIMAAETGHLVFSTLHSRDAISSLTRMIGVFSIEEQAQIRHQLSATLKGVVSQRLLKHMNGESRVAAVEVMKVTSAISNLIRSGKLERIYSAIETGGRLGMQTMELSLADLYREGKIDRDSALRMAKNESIILPRLERIDA is encoded by the coding sequence ATGCCGAACGCCCATTGTGAGACACCCCGCAAAGCGGAGCTCGACGTTATTCGGGCCCTGCTCAGGACGATGCTCGAGAACGACGCCTCGGACCTGCACCTGACCTTGAACTTTGCGCCTTTTATCCGCGTGAACGGAGAGCTTGCCTGCCTGGGCGGGGACGCCCTTTGCGCCGCCGACCTTGAGTCCGTGCTCCTGCCCCTGCTCAGTGAGCGCCAGCGCAATGTGCTGGAAGAGAAGTCTTCCGTGGACCTGGCATACACCTATGACGCCGACCACCGTTTCCGGGTCAACATTTTCTACCAGCGCGGCGCGTTGGCTGCTGTTTTCAGAAAATTGCCGAGCCTGAAGTTGACACTGGGTGCACTTGGCATGCCTTCAGGGATAGACAGCTTCTCCGAACTCAAGGACGGCCTCGTCCTTGTGACCGGCCCCACTGGATCCGGCAAGTCGACTACTCTGGCGGCCATTATCGACAAGATCAACCGCAACAAATCGTGCCACATCATTACTATCGAGGACCCGGTGGAGTTCGTGCACTCCAACATCAGGTCCCTGGTCACCCAGCGCGAGCTCTTCACCGACGTGCCCTCGTTTTCACTGGCCCTGCGCGACGCCTTGCGCGAGGATCCGGACGTGATACTCGTCGGCGAGATGCGCGACCTGGACACCATGCGCACCGCCATCATGGCTGCAGAAACAGGCCACCTCGTTTTCTCCACCCTGCACTCGCGCGACGCCATTTCGTCTCTCACGCGCATGATCGGCGTCTTTTCCATCGAAGAACAGGCCCAGATCCGCCATCAACTCTCCGCCACATTGAAAGGCGTTGTCTCCCAGCGCCTGCTCAAGCACATGAACGGAGAGAGTCGAGTGGCCGCGGTGGAAGTCATGAAAGTCACCTCGGCCATTTCCAACCTGATCCGTTCGGGCAAGCTGGAGCGGATATACTCTGCCATCGAAACCGGCGGCAGACTCGGGATGCAGACCATGGAGCTGTCCCTGGCGGATCT
- a CDS encoding type II secretion system protein GspD encodes METSRSEESANPAHAATNTIRHAATPTYSKTKRGAIDVFDFRNTPLRDVLQILSQLTGRNVVATPEVQELPISIYLRDVEPMLALEVLAKNYNLWFTESERVVRVMKVEEYGRELTLRRDEKSRVFNLKYASCITVALAIASIFGERVEYVAPEEITSYGHVGTDAFPSVGRDPDTVKEFKDPNIEDFKKRKKDELLERGGIALDEDEIARLGEILRTRADAAADDLLERQIGRARALMTVFPRNNALLIRAVDSKLVEDIGALIEEVDTPTREVLLETKILRISLDDSEESYFSLDVTLGDENAYLDEQGNIVGDSFGRAGSMGSALLSSPATFAFSYIDSKVRAELQMLERQGRINEISTPLVFVANNAAAKFFQGDATPVRTGYTVTEAQYNDEGVQVAPAQVRVNYREEEVGVRLEVSPSINEDRTVTLKIITEISSLQTGQGPPFLFSLGGQTIEGKTDSISKTEVEDIIVAKDNQSIVIGGLIEEVDNEVVERVPILGNIPLIGFLFRDVEIQKRRSEIIFLITPRIVMDPEEAGTLKQRVMHNLSSHPYYTQDVEHIMDYDMNTNELEPTVNMASRRPYFPFNVSKAIRNLEQGSRRSGAMIEIGM; translated from the coding sequence GTGGAAACGAGCCGGAGCGAGGAATCCGCGAATCCTGCCCATGCAGCAACGAACACGATTCGACATGCCGCAACGCCGACCTATTCCAAAACAAAGCGCGGCGCCATCGACGTGTTCGATTTCCGCAACACCCCGCTGCGCGACGTGCTTCAGATTCTTTCCCAACTGACAGGAAGGAACGTGGTGGCCACTCCAGAGGTTCAGGAACTTCCCATCTCCATTTACCTGCGCGATGTGGAACCCATGCTGGCACTGGAGGTTCTGGCCAAGAACTACAACCTCTGGTTCACCGAATCGGAACGTGTGGTCCGCGTCATGAAAGTCGAAGAGTACGGTCGCGAGTTGACTCTGCGCCGTGACGAAAAGAGCCGGGTCTTCAACCTCAAGTACGCGTCATGCATTACCGTGGCTCTCGCCATAGCCAGCATATTCGGCGAGCGCGTCGAGTATGTCGCACCCGAAGAGATCACCAGCTATGGGCACGTGGGCACGGACGCCTTTCCCTCCGTCGGCAGGGATCCGGATACAGTAAAGGAATTCAAGGACCCGAACATCGAGGATTTCAAGAAACGTAAAAAGGACGAACTCCTGGAGCGCGGCGGCATCGCTCTGGATGAAGACGAGATCGCCCGTCTTGGCGAAATACTCCGCACCAGGGCCGACGCTGCCGCCGACGATCTGCTGGAACGCCAAATCGGACGGGCCCGCGCCTTGATGACCGTGTTCCCGCGTAACAACGCCCTGCTCATCCGCGCCGTGGACTCAAAGCTCGTGGAGGATATCGGCGCTCTCATAGAGGAAGTGGACACCCCGACGCGCGAAGTGCTGCTGGAAACGAAAATTCTGCGCATCAGTCTGGACGATTCCGAAGAGTCGTATTTTTCCCTCGACGTAACGCTGGGCGACGAGAACGCGTACCTTGACGAGCAGGGGAATATCGTCGGCGACTCCTTCGGCAGAGCGGGGTCCATGGGCTCAGCCCTGCTCAGTTCACCAGCCACTTTCGCTTTCAGCTACATCGACAGCAAAGTGCGCGCCGAGTTGCAAATGCTGGAGCGGCAGGGTCGCATCAACGAGATATCCACCCCGCTCGTGTTCGTGGCCAACAACGCAGCCGCCAAATTCTTCCAGGGGGACGCCACGCCCGTTCGCACCGGCTACACCGTTACCGAAGCACAATACAACGACGAGGGTGTACAGGTCGCTCCGGCCCAGGTCCGGGTCAACTACAGGGAAGAGGAGGTCGGCGTCCGGCTCGAGGTCTCACCCTCCATCAACGAGGATCGAACCGTCACCCTGAAAATCATCACCGAGATTTCCTCTCTGCAGACAGGCCAGGGCCCCCCGTTCCTCTTCAGTCTCGGCGGTCAGACCATCGAAGGAAAGACCGACTCCATATCCAAAACCGAAGTGGAGGACATCATTGTTGCCAAGGACAACCAGTCCATCGTCATCGGCGGCCTTATCGAAGAAGTCGACAACGAGGTGGTGGAACGCGTGCCCATACTCGGCAACATCCCGTTGATCGGCTTTTTGTTCCGTGACGTCGAGATACAGAAGCGCCGGTCCGAAATAATCTTCCTCATCACTCCGCGCATCGTCATGGACCCGGAAGAAGCCGGCACGTTGAAACAGCGGGTGATGCACAACCTCTCCAGCCATCCATACTACACGCAGGATGTCGAACACATCATGGACTACGACATGAATACCAATGAGTTGGAGCCCACGGTCAACATGGCGTCCAGACGGCCCTATTTTCCCTTCAACGTCAGCAAGGCTATCCGAAACCTGGAACAAGGCAGCCGCCGCAGCGGCGCCATGATTGAAATCGGGATGTAA